In one Candidatus Peribacter riflensis genomic region, the following are encoded:
- a CDS encoding putative oligopeptide ABC transporter substrate binding protein, producing MDISRFKRACAGLSVAAIMLTQVGTAFAAYSDVPSGVWYKDAVEAFVDAGYLDATQARFRGGDTATRAEFTKLIVMLNGGLLSTPPAVPSFNDVPTGAWFYAYMEEAAKEGWVRGDNNCYGSKPCYGRPNSNINRAEAAALIVRAFGLESTGSAAQFVDNPSGQWYTEPIQTAADHCVLQGDDSTGRVRPSDNMNRAEMVVMLHRVDQGLTFGVDCGQGQVTAPAIKSVMATSATTVEVEFTVAMQKASSEDKTNYTVSGSPVVPINAAKLIAKDTVELTLGEEMVAEHEYTLEVKDVESEDGDMVSGTRTFDGYAAIVKGDGELEVSLSSKNPRGDTVPKGAVGVVLLSTDFTASCKDKVEVENLTVLHEGFGESTDVDGVYAAVNGARVTRKRTIDAQDQTADLRFSSALVIDPCETVTVDLVADFNSTATTAAEHNFVVELPSDVTSNAQEVTGNFPLRGETFKIAAITSGIITITYRSVNPSQVQVGDKGVVIGKFEVDADSTEDQTLYSMTFENNSSASDGDFVNVAVRRTDGTVLTNTVAQTVGDFITLVFDPPFTVLEGDKITLEIVADILNGADKSIQMHFEESSDLFAVGSLYGYGVNGQLYGSQVSIPTDNATTVTIDAGEFTIGINGPSTAQYTSDTNDAVLANIEFNTGGEDIDIKNIYMLVLGQTSTGAYMCENNGARGAATVCNDTEGADEISDMMEGIEIRNKTTGRAVSGVRLTATGGSGNAATAVMGQYQIYRFDDFVVKGKETWQFRADFTSVSGGHPGNGDKFRIYICGEPTHVLDSNNNLATNTATCSFGGVFGAGGTVTAASSSYYMTVEGISTGDKVGDVRPRGDIAGNVMEVIDASLTVEVKAIAASDSAVENAKDLNLFRFEAKASSAEDLLFTKAVFEADVGTLNDANNYSLWVDTDGDRVVDTVLETGVANQSSQVTFSELAGGGYVLPKEQTVVFEVHGDIASSITGTNLRISFDTGATVTYIESEKLADGTSLSGIKTNGVCSGSCDITVTTVKSTNYALRNQGDLFVSLDSQTIGARQLLGGTLGEPVLRIKMHAEFEDIDVTDLIINSSGSTAASVDSLEIWLEGATQAAAVSGGCGSADVLNKNYTPYTSASGTTAFCFTLDNKQLVVPRGEDVKVLVRPRIKTDVNGASSGNFYAFFIDHTPASNDSTGTGSVRARGVASSNNLTANDGDASAEGEVFIGRTSANATNVRVSGNYNETVLAKISTITNGGAATGTVPSGADREIGAFTFTAATNGNTKDGTNQWVLSGAVFTVNGTNVNMATTGFKIYNKATSQSTAMACQGYNTSGTALVGTASGVFLVNCAGLSATTTTVNTAVDSGQAITLVLLANVTNTNTAASSGGSSILQVSLNDFTNVTKKLNGEATGNSRIEWNDKDNADTDTFTWVEYPDSAINSTTYRG from the coding sequence ATGGATATTTCCCGCTTTAAGAGAGCCTGTGCGGGTCTGTCCGTCGCAGCGATCATGCTGACCCAGGTCGGCACGGCGTTTGCAGCGTACAGCGATGTCCCGTCAGGCGTGTGGTACAAGGATGCCGTCGAGGCCTTCGTCGACGCCGGTTACCTTGATGCCACACAAGCGCGCTTTCGTGGTGGCGACACCGCAACGCGCGCCGAATTTACCAAGCTGATCGTCATGCTGAATGGCGGTCTGCTCTCCACTCCTCCGGCTGTGCCGAGCTTCAACGACGTGCCGACTGGCGCGTGGTTCTACGCGTACATGGAGGAAGCAGCCAAAGAAGGCTGGGTTCGTGGAGACAATAACTGCTACGGCTCGAAGCCGTGCTACGGACGCCCGAACTCGAACATCAATCGAGCAGAGGCAGCCGCTCTCATCGTCCGTGCCTTCGGGCTGGAGTCGACCGGTTCTGCCGCGCAGTTCGTCGACAATCCTTCCGGCCAGTGGTACACGGAGCCCATCCAGACTGCTGCAGATCACTGTGTCTTGCAGGGTGACGACTCCACGGGTCGCGTCCGCCCCTCTGACAACATGAACCGCGCAGAAATGGTGGTCATGCTCCACCGCGTCGACCAGGGTCTGACCTTCGGTGTCGATTGTGGTCAGGGCCAGGTGACCGCTCCCGCGATCAAGTCTGTCATGGCAACATCCGCGACGACCGTCGAGGTCGAGTTCACGGTGGCCATGCAGAAGGCTTCATCCGAGGACAAGACCAACTACACGGTCTCCGGCTCCCCGGTTGTGCCGATCAATGCCGCCAAACTCATCGCCAAGGACACAGTTGAGCTCACGCTCGGCGAAGAGATGGTTGCAGAGCACGAGTACACCCTCGAGGTGAAGGATGTCGAATCTGAAGATGGAGACATGGTCTCGGGCACCAGGACCTTCGATGGCTACGCAGCCATTGTGAAGGGCGACGGTGAACTCGAGGTCTCCCTCTCGTCCAAGAACCCCCGCGGCGACACCGTTCCGAAGGGTGCCGTGGGCGTCGTGCTCCTCTCCACTGACTTCACCGCGTCCTGCAAGGACAAGGTGGAAGTGGAGAACCTCACCGTCCTCCATGAGGGCTTCGGTGAGTCCACCGACGTTGATGGCGTGTACGCCGCCGTGAATGGCGCGCGTGTCACGCGCAAGCGGACGATCGATGCGCAGGATCAGACCGCAGATCTGCGGTTCTCCTCCGCACTCGTGATCGATCCGTGCGAGACCGTGACGGTCGACCTCGTCGCGGATTTCAACTCTACGGCCACCACGGCTGCAGAGCACAACTTTGTGGTCGAACTGCCGTCTGATGTGACGAGCAATGCCCAGGAGGTCACCGGGAACTTTCCGCTCCGCGGTGAGACCTTCAAGATTGCAGCCATCACAAGCGGCATCATCACCATCACGTACCGCTCGGTGAACCCGAGCCAGGTGCAGGTGGGAGACAAGGGTGTTGTCATCGGCAAGTTTGAAGTCGATGCCGACTCCACCGAGGATCAGACGCTGTACTCGATGACCTTCGAGAACAACAGTTCCGCCTCTGACGGCGACTTCGTCAACGTGGCAGTCCGCCGCACAGATGGCACGGTCCTCACGAACACCGTCGCACAGACGGTCGGTGATTTTATCACGCTGGTCTTCGATCCTCCGTTCACAGTTTTGGAGGGCGACAAGATCACGCTCGAAATCGTTGCCGACATTCTGAACGGTGCTGATAAGTCCATCCAGATGCACTTCGAAGAGAGCTCTGACCTCTTCGCCGTCGGTTCCCTGTACGGGTACGGCGTGAACGGTCAGCTCTACGGTTCGCAGGTGTCCATCCCGACGGACAACGCGACCACGGTGACCATCGACGCTGGTGAATTCACCATCGGCATCAATGGCCCGTCCACCGCGCAGTACACCAGCGACACGAATGATGCAGTCCTCGCCAACATCGAGTTCAACACCGGTGGTGAGGATATCGACATCAAGAACATCTACATGCTCGTCCTCGGCCAGACCTCCACGGGTGCCTACATGTGCGAGAACAACGGCGCACGAGGAGCAGCGACAGTATGTAATGACACCGAAGGCGCAGATGAGATCTCTGACATGATGGAAGGCATCGAAATCCGCAACAAGACCACGGGTCGTGCGGTTTCGGGTGTCCGCCTCACGGCGACCGGCGGCTCCGGCAACGCAGCCACGGCCGTCATGGGCCAGTACCAGATCTACCGCTTCGACGACTTCGTCGTGAAGGGCAAGGAGACCTGGCAGTTCCGCGCGGACTTCACTTCCGTCTCGGGTGGTCACCCGGGGAACGGAGACAAGTTCCGCATCTACATCTGTGGCGAGCCCACACATGTATTGGACTCAAACAACAACCTGGCAACGAACACCGCGACCTGCAGCTTCGGAGGCGTCTTCGGAGCAGGTGGGACCGTGACAGCTGCCTCTTCTTCCTACTACATGACGGTCGAAGGCATCTCCACGGGTGACAAGGTCGGTGATGTCCGCCCGCGTGGCGACATTGCCGGTAACGTCATGGAGGTGATCGACGCCAGCCTCACAGTGGAGGTCAAGGCCATCGCCGCGTCGGATTCTGCCGTCGAGAACGCGAAGGACCTGAATCTCTTCCGCTTCGAGGCCAAGGCCAGCTCCGCAGAAGACCTGCTCTTCACGAAGGCAGTCTTTGAGGCGGATGTCGGCACCCTCAATGACGCGAACAACTACTCGCTGTGGGTAGACACCGATGGCGATCGCGTGGTTGACACGGTCCTCGAGACCGGTGTTGCCAACCAGTCGAGCCAGGTGACGTTCTCCGAACTCGCAGGTGGCGGTTACGTGCTCCCGAAGGAGCAGACCGTCGTCTTCGAGGTTCACGGTGACATTGCCTCCTCGATCACGGGTACGAACCTGCGCATCTCCTTCGATACGGGAGCCACGGTGACCTACATCGAATCCGAGAAGCTCGCCGATGGCACCAGCTTGTCTGGTATCAAGACCAACGGCGTCTGCTCTGGGAGCTGCGATATCACGGTGACCACGGTGAAGTCCACCAACTATGCTCTCCGGAACCAGGGAGACCTGTTCGTCTCGCTCGATTCCCAGACCATCGGCGCCCGCCAACTGCTTGGTGGTACGCTCGGTGAGCCGGTACTCCGCATCAAGATGCATGCAGAGTTCGAAGACATTGATGTGACGGACCTCATCATCAACTCTTCAGGTAGTACGGCGGCTTCCGTCGACTCTCTGGAGATTTGGCTGGAAGGCGCCACCCAGGCTGCTGCAGTCAGCGGCGGCTGTGGAAGCGCAGATGTACTGAACAAGAACTACACGCCCTACACCTCCGCTTCGGGTACAACCGCTTTCTGCTTCACGTTGGATAACAAGCAGCTCGTGGTCCCGCGCGGTGAGGACGTGAAAGTTCTCGTCCGGCCTCGCATCAAGACTGATGTGAATGGCGCGTCGAGCGGCAACTTCTACGCGTTCTTCATTGATCACACGCCTGCTTCCAATGACTCCACCGGAACCGGATCCGTCCGCGCACGCGGTGTTGCCTCGAGCAACAACCTGACTGCCAACGACGGTGACGCTTCGGCGGAGGGTGAAGTGTTTATCGGCCGCACATCGGCCAACGCGACGAACGTTCGTGTCAGTGGTAACTACAACGAAACGGTCCTCGCGAAGATCTCCACGATCACGAACGGTGGTGCTGCTACGGGTACAGTCCCGAGCGGTGCTGACCGCGAGATCGGAGCCTTCACCTTCACGGCCGCCACGAACGGCAACACCAAGGATGGTACGAACCAGTGGGTCCTCTCGGGTGCTGTCTTCACAGTGAACGGCACGAACGTGAACATGGCGACAACGGGCTTCAAGATCTACAACAAGGCCACGTCCCAGTCGACGGCTATGGCCTGCCAGGGGTACAACACTTCTGGCACGGCATTGGTCGGAACGGCTTCCGGCGTGTTCCTTGTGAACTGTGCTGGTCTCTCTGCAACCACCACGACGGTGAATACCGCGGTGGATTCCGGTCAGGCCATCACACTCGTGCTGCTCGCGAACGTGACGAACACCAATACGGCTGCTTCGAGCGGAGGCTCGAGCATCCTGCAGGTGTCTCTGAACGACTTCACGAACGTCACGAAGAAGCTCAATGGCGAAGCAACGGGTAACAGCCGCATTGAGTGGAATGACAAAGATAATGCTGACACGGATACCTTCACATGGGTGGAGTACCCGGACAGCGCTATCAACTCCACGACGTATCGTGGCTAA
- a CDS encoding pentaglycine interpeptide bridge formation protein produces the protein METHLLTTPQDLALFSAWQRSLPDGSLWQSPEWKKYQEALGREVRIYALLEGTQIFASVLVVIDKTAFGLSTWDIPRGPIWDLGLRTKNRGNFLETIIADAKMSRCLSLYLSPLTLLQAASYPSDRVIRAGNLQASSRHEQPSATRIINLEISETDILKQMKPKGRYNISVAEKHGIHVQQSEDIGVFFDLIKKTGHRDNFSIHSRRHYEMFLQELPGSFLCIAHTEQGEPIAGLLGVIWGSKAYYYYGASDHDHRALMAPYALQWAAMQHCKACGCTSYDLFGIAPLDAPLDHPWQGVSGFKEKFGGTVVTYPPEQEIVLRPVAKRLLQLKRRLLG, from the coding sequence ATGGAGACGCATCTACTCACCACTCCACAGGATCTGGCACTCTTCAGCGCGTGGCAGCGGTCCCTGCCGGATGGCTCACTGTGGCAATCCCCGGAGTGGAAGAAGTATCAGGAGGCACTCGGGCGGGAGGTGAGAATCTACGCCCTTCTGGAAGGGACGCAGATCTTCGCTTCCGTACTTGTCGTCATCGACAAGACAGCCTTTGGACTTTCAACGTGGGATATACCACGAGGACCAATTTGGGACTTAGGACTAAGGACTAAGAACAGAGGAAATTTTTTAGAAACGATTATTGCAGATGCGAAAATGAGCCGATGCCTCAGCCTGTATCTCTCCCCCCTTACTCTGTTACAAGCTGCAAGCTACCCGTCCGACCGAGTCATCCGGGCAGGCAACCTACAAGCTTCGTCCCGTCACGAACAACCCTCTGCCACGCGCATCATCAATCTGGAGATATCCGAAACGGATATTCTGAAGCAGATGAAGCCCAAGGGACGCTACAACATCTCGGTAGCGGAGAAACATGGCATCCATGTGCAGCAATCGGAGGACATTGGCGTCTTTTTTGACCTCATCAAGAAAACTGGACATCGTGATAACTTTTCTATTCATTCGAGGCGGCACTACGAGATGTTTTTGCAGGAATTGCCGGGGAGTTTCCTGTGTATTGCCCATACGGAGCAAGGCGAACCCATTGCAGGACTTCTGGGCGTGATCTGGGGCTCAAAGGCCTACTACTACTACGGGGCCTCTGATCACGACCACAGAGCCCTCATGGCTCCCTACGCGCTCCAGTGGGCTGCCATGCAACATTGCAAGGCTTGCGGCTGTACTTCCTATGACCTCTTCGGCATCGCCCCCCTAGACGCTCCCTTAGACCACCCCTGGCAGGGCGTGAGCGGCTTCAAAGAGAAGTTCGGCGGGACCGTCGTGACCTACCCACCGGAGCAGGAAATCGTGCTGCGACCAGTTGCCAAACGTCTGCTGCAGCTCAAACGGAGGCTGCTTGGCTAG
- a CDS encoding superoxide dismutase, Fe-Mn family encodes MAYTLPTLPFAFDALEPHIDAKTMEIHYGKHHQTYCDNANKFLAGTPLEGRPIEDVLKNLEQIPADKRTAVRNHGGGYANHNMFWTVLGPKSTGPSGSLADAITKAFGSVDAFREKFEAAALGQFGSGWAWLVKNGGQLEVLNLPNQDSPLSIGKTPVLCLDVWEHAYYLKYQNRRAEYVKAFWSVVNWEEVGRRFEAV; translated from the coding sequence ATGGCTTATACCCTCCCAACACTCCCGTTCGCCTTCGATGCGCTCGAGCCGCACATTGATGCGAAGACGATGGAGATTCACTACGGCAAGCACCATCAGACGTACTGCGACAACGCCAACAAGTTTCTTGCGGGTACGCCCCTTGAGGGCAGGCCCATCGAGGATGTGCTCAAGAACCTGGAGCAGATTCCTGCCGACAAACGCACGGCGGTCCGTAACCACGGCGGGGGCTACGCCAACCACAACATGTTCTGGACAGTTCTGGGACCCAAGAGCACCGGGCCCTCTGGCAGTCTTGCCGACGCGATCACGAAGGCATTCGGCAGCGTCGATGCCTTTCGCGAAAAGTTTGAGGCAGCAGCGCTCGGGCAATTCGGATCCGGTTGGGCGTGGCTCGTCAAAAACGGCGGCCAGCTCGAAGTCCTCAATCTTCCCAATCAGGATTCGCCGCTCTCGATCGGCAAGACTCCGGTTCTCTGTCTCGACGTGTGGGAGCATGCGTACTACCTGAAGTATCAGAATCGCCGCGCAGAGTACGTGAAGGCCTTTTGGAGTGTGGTGAACTGGGAAGAGGTGGGACGCAGATTTGAAGCTGTATAA
- a CDS encoding DNA-directed RNA polymerase subunit beta encodes MPKKVARKTTKSKPVAKKTPPKKVAHGKAKVHAVAKQPAPVASKKPVPLVLAKKPALPPKRTYRIHVEEKILPQIVPPIVPPAGRLPASIRNLPAHLTPKRMTDGRVFLTEEENISEILPSLIEMQILSYRWFLTEGIKELLEEISPITDFSGRKMELRILGHAFDPAKYDPETCRRRNLTYEAAMKGHVQLINKETGEIKEQDVFLGSIPLMTNTGTFIVGGIERVVVHQLVRSPGVFFSKMPDYPKYNAAKIIPKRGVWLEIETDRRGIITCKIDRKRKIPITQLLRVFGYATDQKILDLFASVKGKDADYILTTLEKDSVRTLEDAYQSIYRKIRPGDLATPENAKQLIDSLFFDFKKYDMGQIARYKLNRRFGFKTDNDESHRVFQVGDFVAILKELINLNNGKGVPDDIDHLANRRIRSVGELVQNKYRVGLVRTERIIKDRMTVLDMETVTPTQLINCRPITAAMREFFASSQLSQFMDQTNPLAELSHKRRLSAMGPGGLSRERASFDVRDVHPSHYGRICPIATPEGPNIGLVVHLAALARVNPYGFLETPYREVKNLVPLDPDKLHGRMLGDTIREDRKVLAKEGDLIETKELARKIVSLCRQEGKPGVPVRPYVTGKFLYVDAEQERHLTIAQAQTKYSEMGEFLSTTISARRSGEPVLADVRDITHVDVTPKQILSESTSLIPFLEHDDNTRASMGTNMQRQSVPLIRPAAPLVGTGIEGLTARASGQAILAEEDGEVVAVDASHIAVVYRSGRKDQITLSTFVRSNQGTCFLARPRVRVGDKVHRGSVLADGSATEGGELALGQNLLVAYLSWEGANFEDAVIISDRVVRDGYFDSIHIESYVTDVRDTKLGSETVTRDIPNVGEAKLKDLDADGVVRIGATVHEGDILVGKITPKGETELTPEERLLQAIFGDKAKDVKDSSLRLPGGAGGKVVDVHVFDRAEGDELPTGVIKQIKVFVAQTRKIQVGDKMAGRHGNKGVVSRIVPVEDMPYLEDGTPVDVILNPLGVTSRMNIGQILETHLGWACDKLGIKIATPALNGISVDQIEDFLKAAGLPADGKVQLFDGRTGEPFSHKTTVGIVYMLKLLHLVEDKIHARSVGPYSLVTQQPLGGKAQHGGQRFGEMEVWALEAYGAAYTLQEMLTIKSDDVIGRSKAYEAIVKGEQIRRPSIPESFNVLVKELQALGLKVELLKFKDEVRPEERTTLEEGEIEQVELRSRVEAEAEAEEILNATEKISELETPASETTEEVVGGIEEGEAVEASGITAKEEMKESVSEEAMDDA; translated from the coding sequence ATGCCGAAGAAGGTTGCGCGCAAAACTACAAAATCCAAGCCCGTTGCAAAGAAAACCCCTCCGAAGAAAGTAGCCCACGGTAAGGCGAAGGTGCATGCCGTAGCGAAGCAGCCGGCGCCCGTTGCCAGCAAGAAGCCCGTGCCTCTCGTGCTGGCCAAGAAACCGGCCCTGCCGCCCAAGCGCACCTATCGTATTCATGTGGAGGAGAAGATCCTGCCGCAGATTGTGCCGCCGATCGTGCCCCCCGCAGGGCGACTGCCGGCATCCATCCGCAATCTTCCCGCGCATCTCACGCCGAAGCGCATGACCGACGGACGCGTGTTTTTGACGGAGGAGGAGAACATTTCAGAAATTCTGCCGTCCTTGATCGAGATGCAGATCTTGAGTTACCGGTGGTTCCTGACAGAGGGTATCAAGGAGCTTCTCGAAGAGATCAGCCCGATCACCGATTTCTCCGGTCGCAAGATGGAGCTCCGGATTCTCGGTCACGCCTTCGATCCTGCCAAGTACGACCCCGAGACATGCCGCCGCCGCAACCTCACCTACGAGGCGGCCATGAAGGGTCATGTGCAGCTCATCAATAAAGAGACAGGTGAAATCAAGGAGCAGGATGTCTTCCTTGGTTCGATCCCGCTCATGACGAATACGGGCACCTTCATCGTCGGAGGCATCGAGCGCGTGGTGGTGCACCAGCTCGTTCGCTCGCCGGGCGTCTTCTTCAGCAAAATGCCCGACTACCCCAAGTACAATGCCGCCAAGATCATCCCCAAGCGCGGCGTGTGGCTGGAGATCGAGACGGATCGTCGCGGCATCATCACCTGCAAGATCGACCGCAAGCGCAAGATCCCGATCACGCAGCTGCTGCGTGTGTTCGGCTACGCCACGGACCAGAAGATCCTCGACCTCTTCGCTTCGGTAAAGGGCAAGGATGCCGACTACATTCTCACCACGCTCGAGAAGGATTCCGTGCGCACCCTCGAAGACGCATACCAGAGCATCTACAGAAAGATCCGCCCCGGCGATCTGGCCACGCCTGAGAATGCCAAACAGCTCATCGACTCACTCTTCTTCGACTTCAAGAAGTACGACATGGGGCAGATCGCCCGCTACAAGCTCAATCGGCGTTTCGGTTTCAAGACGGACAATGACGAATCGCACCGCGTCTTCCAGGTGGGGGACTTTGTGGCGATTCTCAAAGAGCTCATCAACCTGAATAACGGCAAGGGTGTGCCGGATGACATCGATCACCTGGCCAACCGTCGCATCCGTTCCGTAGGCGAACTCGTGCAGAACAAGTACCGCGTGGGACTGGTCCGCACGGAGCGCATCATCAAAGACCGCATGACCGTGCTCGACATGGAGACGGTCACGCCCACCCAGCTCATCAACTGCCGGCCCATTACTGCGGCCATGCGGGAGTTCTTTGCGAGCTCCCAGTTGAGTCAATTCATGGACCAGACCAATCCGCTTGCAGAGCTCTCGCACAAGCGCCGTCTGTCGGCCATGGGCCCGGGCGGTCTCTCGCGCGAGCGCGCGTCCTTCGACGTCCGTGACGTGCACCCCAGTCACTACGGCCGCATCTGTCCGATCGCCACGCCGGAGGGTCCGAACATCGGTCTTGTGGTGCACTTGGCGGCGCTGGCCCGCGTGAATCCCTACGGGTTCCTCGAGACGCCGTACCGTGAAGTGAAGAATCTGGTTCCGCTGGATCCCGACAAGCTGCATGGGCGCATGCTGGGCGATACGATCCGCGAAGACCGCAAGGTGCTTGCCAAAGAGGGCGATTTGATTGAGACCAAGGAGCTCGCCCGCAAAATCGTTTCTCTCTGCCGTCAGGAGGGGAAGCCCGGTGTACCCGTGCGTCCCTACGTGACGGGAAAGTTCCTCTACGTCGATGCCGAGCAGGAGCGCCATCTCACCATTGCGCAGGCGCAGACCAAGTACTCCGAGATGGGCGAATTCCTCTCGACGACGATTTCTGCCCGCCGCAGCGGTGAACCGGTGCTCGCGGATGTCCGCGACATCACGCACGTCGACGTGACCCCCAAGCAGATTCTGTCGGAGTCCACATCGCTCATCCCGTTCCTGGAGCACGACGACAACACGCGTGCATCCATGGGAACGAACATGCAACGCCAGTCCGTACCGCTCATCCGTCCCGCAGCCCCGCTCGTGGGCACGGGTATCGAGGGTCTGACGGCGCGCGCATCGGGGCAGGCCATTCTGGCGGAGGAGGACGGCGAAGTGGTGGCCGTGGATGCCTCGCACATCGCTGTCGTCTACCGGTCCGGTCGCAAAGATCAGATCACGCTCTCCACGTTCGTACGTTCAAACCAGGGCACGTGTTTCCTGGCGCGGCCGCGCGTGCGCGTGGGCGACAAGGTGCACCGCGGGTCCGTGCTGGCGGATGGTTCCGCCACAGAGGGAGGGGAGCTGGCGTTGGGCCAGAACCTGCTCGTTGCCTACCTGTCATGGGAGGGCGCGAACTTCGAAGATGCCGTGATCATTTCGGACCGTGTGGTGCGTGATGGCTACTTCGACTCCATCCACATCGAGTCGTACGTGACGGATGTGCGCGATACCAAATTGGGTTCCGAGACCGTCACGCGCGATATCCCGAATGTAGGTGAGGCGAAGCTCAAAGATCTGGATGCCGATGGTGTGGTGCGGATCGGTGCCACGGTGCATGAGGGCGACATTCTCGTCGGCAAGATCACGCCCAAAGGCGAGACCGAGCTCACGCCGGAGGAACGCCTGTTACAGGCAATCTTCGGTGACAAGGCCAAGGACGTCAAAGATTCTTCCCTCCGCCTGCCTGGCGGAGCGGGTGGCAAGGTGGTGGACGTGCACGTGTTCGACCGTGCCGAAGGTGATGAGCTGCCCACGGGCGTCATCAAGCAGATCAAGGTCTTCGTCGCCCAGACCCGCAAGATCCAGGTGGGAGACAAGATGGCCGGCCGTCACGGCAACAAAGGCGTCGTTTCGCGCATTGTGCCGGTGGAGGACATGCCATACCTCGAAGACGGCACGCCGGTGGATGTGATCTTGAACCCCCTCGGCGTTACATCACGCATGAACATCGGTCAGATTCTCGAGACGCATCTGGGGTGGGCCTGCGACAAGCTGGGTATCAAGATCGCCACGCCCGCACTCAACGGTATCTCTGTGGATCAAATCGAAGACTTTCTGAAGGCGGCGGGGCTTCCGGCCGACGGCAAAGTGCAGCTCTTCGATGGGCGCACCGGCGAGCCCTTCTCACACAAGACGACGGTGGGCATCGTGTACATGCTCAAGCTTCTCCACCTCGTTGAAGACAAGATCCACGCCCGCAGCGTCGGACCGTACTCGCTCGTGACGCAGCAGCCGCTGGGAGGCAAGGCGCAGCACGGAGGCCAGCGCTTCGGAGAAATGGAAGTGTGGGCGCTGGAGGCCTACGGAGCGGCATACACGCTGCAGGAGATGCTGACGATCAAGTCCGATGACGTGATCGGCCGCAGCAAGGCCTACGAGGCCATCGTGAAGGGCGAACAGATCCGTCGTCCCTCCATTCCAGAGTCCTTCAATGTGTTGGTCAAAGAGCTCCAGGCACTGGGACTCAAAGTCGAACTTCTGAAGTTCAAGGATGAAGTGCGGCCCGAAGAGCGCACGACGCTGGAAGAAGGGGAGATCGAGCAGGTGGAGCTCCGTTCCCGTGTCGAGGCCGAAGCCGAAGCCGAAGAGATCCTCAATGCGACCGAGAAGATCTCGGAACTCGAGACGCCTGCGAGTGAAACGACCGAAGAAGTCGTCGGCGGCATCGAAGAGGGTGAGGCAGTCGAGGCTTCGGGCATCACAGCCAAGGAGGAGATGAAAGAGTCGGTGAGTGAAGAGGCGATGGATGATGCTTAG
- a CDS encoding single-strand DNA-binding protein → MFNVNRVTLLGNVTRDPEVRATKTGVAVSSIGFATNRAWRDTEGKLEREPEYHNLVCFGPLAEFAEKRVKKGAPLYVEGRLHTSRYETKKGAPASRTEILVDRFVLLSSRKKGAVEAAAAEEA, encoded by the coding sequence ATGTTCAACGTGAACCGCGTCACTCTGCTTGGGAACGTCACACGCGATCCTGAGGTACGGGCGACCAAGACCGGCGTTGCGGTCTCCTCTATTGGTTTCGCCACCAATCGCGCGTGGCGGGATACTGAAGGCAAGCTTGAGCGCGAGCCGGAGTATCACAACCTGGTGTGCTTCGGCCCGCTGGCCGAGTTCGCCGAAAAGCGCGTGAAGAAAGGCGCCCCCCTGTACGTCGAGGGCCGGCTGCACACCAGCCGCTACGAAACCAAAAAAGGGGCTCCCGCCAGCCGCACCGAGATTCTGGTGGACCGCTTCGTGCTCCTCTCTTCCAGAAAGAAGGGAGCCGTAGAAGCGGCGGCAGCGGAAGAGGCATGA
- a CDS encoding single-strand DNA-binding protein: MKSVNRVTLLGNVTRDPEFKQTTGGQAVCTFGLATNRTWKDPKGERQSLAEFHNIVAWGGLAEFCNQYIKKGKPLYLEGYLKTRSWDGPAGSKIFRTEIVAENVILVGPREAADNGLETGVSGEGELSTDEG; the protein is encoded by the coding sequence ATGAAATCCGTTAACCGCGTCACCCTACTTGGCAATGTCACCAGAGATCCTGAATTCAAGCAGACGACTGGGGGTCAGGCGGTCTGTACCTTCGGGCTCGCGACGAACAGGACGTGGAAAGACCCGAAGGGCGAGAGACAGAGTCTGGCGGAATTCCACAACATCGTGGCATGGGGCGGGCTTGCAGAGTTCTGCAACCAGTACATCAAGAAAGGAAAGCCCCTCTACCTCGAGGGCTACCTCAAAACCCGCAGTTGGGACGGGCCCGCAGGGTCCAAGATCTTCCGCACCGAGATCGTGGCGGAGAATGTCATTCTGGTAGGCCCCCGGGAGGCTGCAGATAATGGCTTAGAAACAGGGGTTTCTGGAGAGGGAGAATTGTCTACGGATGAGGGGTGA